The Nicotiana sylvestris chromosome 6, ASM39365v2, whole genome shotgun sequence genomic sequence cgagtttcaatctaaaattcagccaaaaccaagtctaaatcttcaccaaaatccctcaaaattgagatataaactccaaaacatattcccaattatttacaacaacacccaatcaaaacaaataatgatttttgaaaacccaaatttgaattcaaagctttttaatggttgtcaatggtggaattgctgctctcttgtctctttgaaggtttgttcttcttcattgagaaaatttgaagctgaaggtaaatgtgtgtatgaactttgaagatttgacttcaattttgactggttttagaagaaaaaaagttTGAAATTGGACGTTAATGGAAGGGTGTTACATATGTTTATCTGGTTTTAGCAGAGGGAATAATGGGTTTGAAACGTGGGTGTGGGGAGATATGTGGGTGAGGGTGTGGGtttgggagagagaaacgtggggtaGGGGATTTGGAGGAATATACGGTAGCGTTAATTGTACAGTTAAAACACATTATGGTATAGAATTGataattaggtatactaaatgtaattaaatcaaaccttaaacattgaggataatataattttttatatgGTACAGGAATGTAAAAATTTCATAGAATAAAGTAGTTATGTTAGACATTTGAGAACCAAGATCCAACAAAAAACACGTACAAAAAGAGGGACATTTTACTTCACAATCGCACAAACTGTTCATAGGTGGACGTGGTCGCTCTATCGACTCTCACTTTCTATCCGACTTCAGTGATAACATTCTCAACCTCAAAATCTCCAGAATCCAAAATAAATGGACACCGTTCCTTTTCTATAAGAACCAAGCTAGATATCATAAAAAATTAATGAACTGAATTcttgttcaaacttgttcttcttcttctaacTTAGGGAATTTAAGTTCTCaagagcaaaaagaaaaagacatggctCAAACAATGTTGCTGACAGCCAATGCCAAAGTTGATTTAAGGAGTAAAGAATCCTTAGTCGAAAGACTAAAGCCTAAGCCtttgtcttctttctttttgcCTTCTCTTCCTTTGAAATAcccttctgcttctgcttctgcttcttcacATTTCACAAGTACTACTGTTGCTCTTTTCAAGTCTAAAGCCAAAGCTCCAGCCAAAAAGGTTAGCTAATTACTGTTGACAAAAAGTCCTTAGCTTATCCCCTTTTATTATATACTGTATGTATTTTGTTAATTTTCATTTACCGTCTTTCTTTAATTTGTTGAATATCTTATTTTTTGATGGAGCAACAGGTTGTACCAAAGCCAAAGGAAAAAGTTGAGGATGGGATTTTTGGAACCTCAGGAGGAATTGGTTTCACTAAGCAAAATGAGCTCTTTGTTGGCCGTGTTGCTATGATTGGTTTTGCGGTGAGTATTTCGATTAATTAGTTTATCTTAATTTTTTAATGgttcttaaattaaaaataaacaaaagaCTTTTATTACTCTACTAAAGGCTCAATACTATAGTATTTGCATAGTTAGACAAATGAGTCGCATCCCAAGACCAAAGCCTTATTTTATTGAACAGGTAACGGATAATGTGGTATCAGTTCGAAAAAAAATTATTCGGACTCAATGCATGTATCATAATTCATAACATGTAGATTTGTCGTAGTTAAGTgataattatattaattaaaattttgtgTTTACTTGCACTTGTTGCTATGATATCGCTTTGTCTAGTGATAATTCAATGTAAAAATTCATATTAATTATATATAGAGAGCTCTGTGTTTAAATTGTTCTGTGTATAGATGCTATAGAAAACTTTGGATTTTTGGACCATTTCAAATGTGGACAAAGAGTATGAGAAAATATCCTTTACATTTTGAAAATACTTTGACACCTTCTGATTCCTCCTTAATAACTAGCCCGTTtgttcataattttttttttcaattattttttcagaaatgagtttttcaaaaacCAAAAAGTGATTTTGACcattttttttccaaattttcagaAAAACTTTTTTCTCCCTCACAAAactgcaatattttttcaaatgaaatgcatgccaaacataattttaaattcCAAATACCATTTTTCAACTTAACTCTAAATACTAGTAGTAATTTCAAAAattacaatttttatgtccaaactccTACTAAAATTTAAGTGATATTTCCTGGTATAAATACATAAATTTTGCAGCACTAATGTAATGAAGTTATATAGGCATCTTTGTTGGGAGAAGCAATAACAGGAAAGGGAATATTGGCACAACTGAATCTTGAAACTGGAATTCCAATCTATGAAGCAGAGCCACTACTATTGTTCTTCATCCTATTCAATCTGCTTGGAGCCATTGGAGCTTTGGGAGACAGAGGAAAATTTATTGATGACCCTGCCCCTCCTACTGGTCTTGATAAGGCTGTTATCCCTCCTGGCAAAGGCTTTAAGTCTGCTTTGGGACTTAGCGAAGGAGGTATTTACTATAACAACCTCCACTTTTTCTTCATATATACTATGTATACTTGACGAGGGTTTGTCAGCTTATTGTTTTTGACTTGTTTTAATCACTTTATAGCTTTGTTAAATACTGAAAAAGAGTTTAAAAGTTGATTTGACAAACTTAATAGCCAATCCAAAAACCCTCTAAACCCTTGGGGGTGGCTGAATTGGTTGAGCATGGGACTTCACAAATTGGAGGTCTAGAGTTCGAAACTACTTGCATGCCTCTTCAGTCGAGCATGTCGCACGGGACTTGTTATTAGTGGAGTTTACCATGTGTGCACCCTATAACTCTTTAGGGGGCACTGGTTAAGCAAAATACCATGTCCCGTTGCGAAAAAATCTTGGATCCGCCTCTAGTAGCGGCTACGGGTtatatatttttgtctttttattaATTGAGTTGTACCAGCTCCATTTAGACAAAGATACTCCTTTTTAGGAGTAAAATTATCTACAGTATTTTATAGTGTTTGAGTTGGTTTCAAGAATCAACTTGTGGTACTATAAACATGTACATTATGAAAGAGGTGTATAAAATAATCTTTAGTTTGTTTGGCGTTGGATTTAACGAAAGcgttgtgtatatatatatatatatatatatatatatgcaggtCCTCTATTTGGATTCACAAAGGCAAATGAGCTGTTTGTAGGAAGGTTGGCACAACTGGGAATTGCTTTCTCCATTATAGGAGAAATTATCACAGGGAAAGGAGCTTTGGCACAACTTAACTTTGAGACAGGTGTCCCAATCAATGAGATTGAGCCCCTTTTGTTGTTTAACATTGTCTTCTTCTTCGTTGCTGCCATAAATCCAGGAACTGGCAAATTTGTCACTGATGAGGAAGAGGAGTGAAGCTAGACTAGTTAGTTTCTCTGTGACTTTTGTGTAGCTTTTTCTAATAAACTTAATTTATATTTCTTTATAGTtgccgttgttgttgttgtatagttGTGTGTACTCCATCGCGATTATCTTATTTAATTTCCAGAAAAATGAGTAATATGGAAGTTCAAATGATTGGAAGTTGATTGTGTACCGTAAATGGCTATTGTGATGAGAAAACGATTCTATGTCACATTTCCCTCTCACGGTTCATGAAGAACTTCAAAGGTCAAAGAAAACAATGGtgattatagggttaattttACTCAGGATCACTCAACTATGTTTCAATTTTATTAAAGTCACTCAACTATTTTTTGTCActtaaaagtaactaaatttTCACATTGTCACTTAAAAGTTATTTTGGATCAAACCCCTACCATAAATATGACATGGCATAAAATTTAttgagaaaaatccaaaaataaatgcCACATAAGCTTAAATGGATTATACCCACTTTAGATCCATTTTTTCCTTAATGTGATTTGACCCATAACCCAAATGCttcaaataaaaaattattaaatttcaCATTAGATTAAAATGATTATCCTATACTACAAAATTCTTGCATTTTCTATTACATAATGCCCATTTATAATTATTCTATACTAAAAGAATTCTTATCTTGTTTGTATGCCCCATCCGAGTCGTTTTATAACTCTACTGAAGTTAAAATACTACTGTATCCAACTCACATAACATATTTATAATTTTCTAGTGAAATTAAAATAGTATTGTATTCATCTTACATAACATATTAATGTATCATAAGTATATAAGAATAATAATGAGGCTAATAAGAAGCTATTTTCACAATGAACATGCACTTACAAACAACCTATTGCAATTGTTTAGATAAAAGAAATATTGTATTTGTACGGTAAAAACCATCCACAAAAAAAAATCACAAGACCTTTATGGAAGGCTTTTGTTTTACGAGACTTATGCTTTAAGTGCCTCAAGCATGCCAAACACCCAGTGTCGATGATTCGTCCAACAACTTATAATGTGAAGTAGGGTTATGGATAGACCCATTAAGACTGATGCATCCTTTTTTCTAGAGGGCATAATTATATGATGAATCATATCATGTCTACCACTCTGCGTAACCATGAATTCCAGTCGCTCGGGTATTATCTTCCCTAAAATCGAGTCGACTGAACACCCTAGCAGGAGTTTCGCCCGCATCCAATCCTCGTTCTAGAAATCTAATCTTACC encodes the following:
- the LOC104222329 gene encoding photosystem II 22 kDa protein, chloroplastic; amino-acid sequence: MAQTMLLTANAKVDLRSKESLVERLKPKPLSSFFLPSLPLKYPSASASASSHFTSTTVALFKSKAKAPAKKVVPKPKEKVEDGIFGTSGGIGFTKQNELFVGRVAMIGFAASLLGEAITGKGILAQLNLETGIPIYEAEPLLLFFILFNLLGAIGALGDRGKFIDDPAPPTGLDKAVIPPGKGFKSALGLSEGGPLFGFTKANELFVGRLAQLGIAFSIIGEIITGKGALAQLNFETGVPINEIEPLLLFNIVFFFVAAINPGTGKFVTDEEEE